A stretch of the Streptomyces sp. NBC_01428 genome encodes the following:
- a CDS encoding threonine ammonia-lyase — translation MTLLSLADIHAAARRLDDVTVRTPLMPCPWAGDAARSLLLKPENLQVTGSFKLRGAYNRLASLSAEERRRGVVAQSSGNHGKALAYAGRLLGAEVTVVVPGTAAQVKVDAIRHQGATVREVPAAELATTTRMLAEEYGYIVVPPFDDLGIIAGQGTVGSEIFEQTARLGVVPDTVLVPVSGGGLISGVAAALKQLLPGVRVVGVEPELAADARQSLHSGHRVSWPTRLTGRTIADGMRSSSVGTIPFAHIQEYVDDIVTVSEDEIRDTVAVLARESHIVVEPSGAVATAAYLHRGDDLPSGKVHVCVVSGGNIDSGLLARIVAG, via the coding sequence ATGACACTTCTGAGCCTTGCTGACATCCACGCTGCCGCCCGGCGTCTTGACGACGTCACCGTGCGCACGCCTCTCATGCCGTGCCCGTGGGCCGGTGACGCCGCACGATCGCTTCTGCTGAAGCCCGAGAATCTCCAGGTCACCGGATCCTTCAAACTCCGAGGCGCGTACAACCGGCTGGCTTCGCTGTCCGCCGAGGAACGCCGGCGCGGAGTGGTGGCTCAGTCGAGTGGCAACCACGGCAAGGCCCTGGCGTACGCGGGCCGCCTCCTGGGCGCGGAGGTCACCGTGGTCGTACCGGGCACCGCCGCGCAGGTGAAGGTGGACGCGATACGGCATCAGGGCGCGACCGTGCGCGAGGTTCCAGCCGCGGAACTCGCCACGACCACGCGGATGCTCGCCGAGGAGTACGGCTACATCGTTGTGCCACCCTTCGATGATCTCGGCATCATCGCCGGCCAGGGCACGGTGGGTTCGGAGATCTTCGAGCAGACGGCGCGGTTGGGCGTGGTGCCGGACACGGTCCTCGTTCCCGTGAGCGGTGGCGGCCTGATCTCCGGGGTCGCGGCCGCCCTCAAGCAGTTGCTGCCCGGCGTACGGGTGGTCGGGGTGGAACCCGAGTTGGCCGCCGATGCCCGGCAGAGCCTTCACAGTGGACACCGGGTCAGCTGGCCCACGAGGCTGACCGGCCGCACCATCGCGGACGGCATGCGCAGCAGTTCGGTGGGCACGATCCCCTTCGCTCACATCCAGGAGTATGTCGACGACATCGTCACGGTGTCGGAGGACGAGATCCGTGACACGGTCGCCGTTCTGGCACGCGAGAGCCATATCGTCGTGGAGCCCTCGGGTGCCGTCGCCACAGCCGCCTACCTCCATCGCGGAGACGACCTGCCGTCCGGCAAGGTACACGTCTGCGTCGTCAGCGGCGGCAACATCGACAGCGGGCTGTTGGCCCGCATCGTCGCCGGTTGA
- a CDS encoding DJ-1/PfpI family protein encodes MSKIKSVLFLGFPNFGEQDLLAPWELLRSLAWTFGQRGEELSVTLGSFEGGTLTTHMGARVESETTVSGSDRYDVLYVPGGIGAGAASLNEAVVDLVRAHHEEGRWVVGNCAGLSVLHRAGILGGSEVTAPATVSRRLEQRGEKVADPRRAWKIDAARKLMTIGGAGTVHPSTIALVWHLFGEDDARDLAATWDTLPLHGESLFALDGPALNDDEAAKTKLQDNWEDTFLPV; translated from the coding sequence ATGAGCAAGATCAAGTCAGTACTCTTCCTCGGGTTCCCCAACTTCGGCGAGCAGGATCTCCTCGCGCCGTGGGAACTGCTCCGGTCCCTGGCCTGGACATTCGGCCAGCGAGGGGAGGAGCTCTCCGTGACACTGGGCAGCTTCGAGGGGGGCACCCTCACCACGCACATGGGCGCCCGCGTGGAGAGCGAGACGACGGTCTCAGGATCCGACCGCTACGACGTGTTGTACGTCCCTGGAGGCATCGGAGCGGGGGCCGCCAGCCTCAACGAGGCGGTAGTGGATCTCGTGCGCGCCCACCACGAGGAAGGGCGCTGGGTGGTGGGCAACTGCGCGGGCCTCAGCGTGCTGCATCGCGCGGGCATTCTGGGAGGAAGCGAGGTCACCGCACCCGCGACCGTGTCACGCCGCCTCGAGCAGCGGGGGGAAAAGGTTGCGGACCCTCGGCGCGCCTGGAAGATCGACGCAGCCCGCAAACTGATGACGATCGGCGGCGCCGGCACCGTGCACCCGAGCACCATCGCCCTGGTGTGGCATCTGTTCGGCGAAGACGACGCACGCGATCTCGCGGCGACGTGGGACACCCTCCCGCTCCACGGCGAGTCTCTTTTCGCGCTTGACGGCCCTGCCCTCAACGACGACGAAGCCGCCAAGACCAAGCTCCAGGACAACTGGGAGGACACGTTCCTCCCCGTATAG
- a CDS encoding DUF1272 domain-containing protein yields the protein MALEMRDRCERCERPLLIEASSARICSYECTFCVSCSDAMQDTCPNCGGELVARPRRTPSATVELTNSQPGR from the coding sequence ATGGCCCTGGAGATGCGCGACCGCTGCGAACGATGTGAACGTCCACTCCTGATCGAGGCATCGTCCGCCCGTATCTGCTCGTACGAGTGCACCTTCTGTGTGTCCTGCAGCGACGCGATGCAGGACACCTGCCCCAACTGCGGCGGAGAACTCGTCGCCCGTCCCCGTCGTACCCCCTCCGCCACCGTCGAGCTGACGAACAGCCAACCCGGCCGGTGA
- a CDS encoding ornithine cyclodeaminase family protein — MTGAPAYFTPQEIRSAVGYRDVLEPVAAAFRDYSRGLGASPAAVFAPAGPDGDVHVKSAWLPGRQIFTVKVASWFLERARRGGTPGSGVIAVFDAATGDLRALLDDEHHLSDVRTAAAGALAARTMARRDSSVLGVIGTGAQAYLQTLAVADELPLRDVRVWGRRASRVSSLAAALRARRPDLRVIGVDSVQAAVEGADVLVTATSSTEPLVHERWLTPGLHINAVGADDPTKAELTLGSLCRADRIVVDSRELTAFHGDLSRFPEEERRVDAELGEVLAGSAPGRENGEQVTVCKLVGLGVQDLAAAEVALDMLGSPHRGAAPPAHAREIHR; from the coding sequence GTGACGGGCGCCCCTGCCTACTTCACTCCGCAGGAGATCCGGAGCGCGGTCGGCTACCGAGACGTTCTGGAGCCCGTCGCGGCGGCGTTTCGCGACTACAGCCGGGGGCTCGGCGCGTCACCGGCCGCTGTGTTCGCACCCGCCGGTCCCGATGGTGACGTGCACGTGAAGTCGGCGTGGCTTCCGGGGCGGCAGATCTTCACCGTGAAGGTCGCCTCGTGGTTCCTGGAGCGTGCCCGCCGCGGCGGAACGCCCGGGAGCGGCGTCATCGCCGTGTTCGACGCCGCGACGGGCGACCTGCGGGCGCTCCTGGACGACGAGCATCACCTCTCGGATGTACGGACGGCCGCCGCCGGGGCCCTTGCCGCGCGCACCATGGCGCGGCGCGACTCGAGCGTCCTGGGGGTCATCGGTACCGGTGCGCAGGCCTACCTCCAGACGCTCGCCGTGGCAGACGAACTCCCGCTGCGCGACGTACGAGTGTGGGGCAGGCGTGCGTCCCGTGTCAGCTCGCTCGCGGCGGCGTTGCGTGCCAGGCGGCCGGACCTGCGCGTCATCGGTGTGGACAGCGTCCAGGCCGCGGTCGAGGGTGCCGATGTCCTGGTGACGGCGACCTCCAGCACCGAACCCCTGGTACACGAAAGGTGGTTGACGCCTGGACTGCACATCAACGCGGTGGGCGCCGACGATCCGACGAAAGCGGAGCTGACGCTGGGGAGCCTGTGTCGGGCGGACCGGATCGTGGTCGACAGCCGTGAACTCACCGCCTTTCACGGCGACTTGTCACGGTTTCCGGAGGAGGAGCGCCGTGTCGACGCCGAACTCGGCGAGGTGCTCGCCGGTTCGGCACCCGGCCGCGAGAACGGCGAGCAGGTCACCGTCTGCAAGCTCGTCGGTCTCGGCGTCCAGGATCTGGCGGCGGCGGAGGTCGCCCTCGACATGCTCGGCTCACCGCACCGTGGGGCAGCGCCTCCGGCGCACGCACGGGAGATACACCGGTAG
- a CDS encoding LuxR C-terminal-related transcriptional regulator — protein sequence MTGRDAELSSFERSLLDRDCKGFAIHGALGVGKSRLAGECTKRAADLGMKVMRVTATRSASDVPFGAIAHMIPSGNKATELTEVVSAISAGLSSENKRVVLLVEDLPLLDPSSRIVLHRLLDADLIFLVSTARTASTDSAASAVSLQQYPLARIYLEDTDQATVHRLLEAALGGSVSRRTSYELHLKSGGNHLFLRELVRAAVESNSLKNDGEVWEISRDGAFSAATPELTDLILSRLSAIPAEDRSLIEVLAICGETSTNVSPSSQEEETLIRLENEGLAEVSLDGQRVAVTLAHPLYGEVIQKNMPLFRRRQILLGQVAAMEAFGLRRRDDFFKSALWRVEATGSADKQTLYRAARMARDAHDYEQSLKLLEAVPDRERDIAFLLLWGDSLVQASQISKAEEVLVQAQSLASNEEELLDVVFARVQNLFWSEGRKDEALAVIKEAKKNVVTPSGTYKILSSEATILVACGQPAAGLEAIESMAHQPPGPKEVNAWLITLAFTSPALTMTGRTEEAIDAAEQAYETNLKYNDQALYLHPATQLNSLTLALSESGRLERARTVGLGALEQVLEARAAIATVWAAMHLARVEWLSGHPGPARHWYAEAAALARTHHQGLAMRWALCGLAAAAAQLGDTDGARKAIAEAERYPDVGLFVGENMSATAWLNVADGDLVAARRVLTAAAREARDAGVRNTEVALLVDIARLGDARGVTSRLTELAACCDGAFTAARVRYVKALAADDPAEMMACATEFEGLGADLLAAESAATAAAAWRRMGETRKATAAANQSAALAPRCGGARTPALDTAIEPAAALTSREREIAILTATGASAQDVAESLSISRRTVQNHLYNIYGKLGVSNRSELKKTLNGNG from the coding sequence TTGACGGGGCGGGACGCAGAACTCTCCAGTTTCGAACGATCCCTACTGGATCGAGACTGCAAGGGATTCGCCATCCACGGGGCTTTGGGCGTAGGAAAGAGCCGACTCGCCGGTGAGTGCACCAAGCGGGCAGCCGATCTGGGCATGAAAGTGATGCGGGTGACCGCCACCAGGAGTGCATCCGACGTTCCTTTCGGTGCAATAGCCCACATGATTCCCTCAGGGAACAAGGCGACGGAACTCACGGAAGTGGTGTCGGCTATTTCAGCCGGTCTGAGTTCCGAAAACAAACGCGTCGTGTTGCTCGTCGAAGACCTGCCACTCCTTGACCCGTCGTCCCGCATCGTCCTGCACCGGCTGCTGGATGCCGATCTCATATTCCTGGTCTCCACTGCTCGGACAGCGAGTACGGACAGTGCGGCCTCTGCGGTCTCGTTGCAGCAGTATCCTCTTGCGCGCATCTACTTGGAGGACACGGACCAGGCGACGGTGCATCGACTCCTGGAAGCCGCACTGGGCGGTTCCGTGAGTAGGCGTACGTCGTACGAACTGCACCTCAAGAGCGGCGGCAACCATCTCTTCTTGCGTGAACTCGTTCGCGCAGCCGTCGAGTCGAACTCACTGAAGAACGACGGTGAGGTCTGGGAGATTTCGCGCGACGGCGCCTTCAGTGCCGCAACTCCCGAACTGACCGACTTGATCCTTTCCAGACTCTCCGCCATCCCTGCCGAAGACCGATCCCTGATCGAGGTTCTTGCGATCTGCGGGGAAACCTCCACGAACGTCTCACCCTCCTCGCAAGAAGAGGAAACTCTCATCAGGCTGGAAAATGAGGGACTCGCCGAAGTGAGCCTCGACGGCCAGAGAGTGGCTGTCACCCTGGCTCACCCCCTGTATGGCGAGGTGATACAGAAAAACATGCCTCTTTTCCGGAGGCGTCAGATCCTCCTCGGCCAAGTCGCCGCTATGGAGGCATTCGGCCTGAGAAGGAGAGACGACTTCTTCAAGTCGGCTCTGTGGAGAGTGGAAGCCACCGGAAGCGCGGACAAGCAAACCTTGTACCGTGCCGCCAGAATGGCACGCGATGCCCATGACTACGAACAATCCCTCAAACTGCTTGAAGCCGTTCCGGACAGAGAGCGGGACATCGCATTCCTCCTCCTCTGGGGAGACTCCCTGGTACAGGCCAGTCAGATCTCGAAGGCCGAGGAAGTTCTTGTTCAGGCTCAATCACTCGCATCGAACGAGGAGGAGCTGCTCGACGTAGTATTTGCCCGCGTGCAGAATCTCTTCTGGTCGGAAGGCCGAAAGGACGAGGCACTGGCCGTCATCAAAGAGGCCAAGAAGAACGTCGTCACTCCATCAGGCACTTACAAGATCCTCTCATCAGAGGCGACCATACTCGTCGCGTGCGGACAACCTGCAGCCGGACTTGAGGCGATAGAAAGCATGGCCCACCAGCCCCCGGGCCCCAAAGAGGTGAATGCCTGGCTCATCACCCTCGCGTTCACATCGCCCGCCCTGACCATGACGGGGCGCACCGAGGAAGCAATCGACGCCGCAGAACAGGCGTATGAGACGAATCTGAAGTACAACGACCAGGCTCTCTACCTTCACCCCGCCACCCAGTTGAACAGCCTCACCCTTGCTCTCTCCGAGTCAGGCCGTCTGGAGCGGGCCCGCACCGTCGGCCTCGGTGCACTGGAACAGGTCCTGGAGGCACGAGCGGCCATAGCGACTGTCTGGGCTGCGATGCACCTCGCCCGGGTCGAGTGGCTCTCAGGCCATCCCGGCCCGGCACGCCATTGGTACGCCGAGGCCGCCGCCCTCGCGAGGACACACCACCAGGGGCTGGCAATGAGGTGGGCTCTCTGTGGACTCGCGGCCGCAGCAGCACAGTTGGGGGACACGGACGGAGCGAGAAAGGCCATAGCGGAAGCCGAGCGGTACCCGGACGTGGGGCTCTTCGTCGGAGAGAACATGTCGGCGACCGCCTGGCTGAACGTGGCCGACGGCGACCTTGTCGCGGCCCGCCGTGTACTGACCGCCGCCGCCCGCGAGGCGAGAGATGCAGGTGTGCGCAATACGGAGGTCGCGCTCCTGGTCGACATTGCCCGCCTGGGTGACGCACGCGGCGTGACATCAAGGCTGACCGAGCTGGCGGCGTGCTGCGACGGAGCGTTCACGGCCGCGCGCGTACGTTATGTGAAGGCCCTGGCCGCCGACGATCCAGCCGAGATGATGGCGTGTGCGACGGAGTTCGAGGGTCTGGGAGCGGACCTCCTCGCTGCGGAGTCCGCCGCCACCGCCGCCGCGGCGTGGAGGCGGATGGGTGAGACGCGAAAGGCCACGGCCGCCGCGAACCAGTCAGCGGCTTTGGCGCCACGCTGCGGCGGAGCGCGAACTCCGGCGCTGGACACCGCCATCGAACCCGCCGCGGCCCTGACATCACGCGAGCGGGAGATAGCCATTCTCACCGCCACCGGAGCTTCGGCTCAGGACGTCGCGGAGAGCCTCTCGATATCCCGCCGAACCGTACAGAACCACCTGTACAACATCTACGGCAAGCTCGGAGTCTCCAACCGATCCGAACTCAAGAAGACGTTGAACGGAAACGGCTGA
- a CDS encoding MMPL family transporter: MATFLYLLSRAAFRRRRLVAVIWIALLACAGVGASMASSDVTSSFSLPGTEAQKAVGLVETRFPGSSPDGALAQIVLKAPAPERLSDAARRAAVRDLVEELRSDPEQVAAVTDPYEAKNVSPNGSTAFVSVTYNKPPGSLPDATLKSLDDVASEARESGLTVEVGGTALQAAPEPGIGEVIGVVIAAVVLVITLGSLVAAGLPLLTAIFGVGTGIATITALASTFELGSTTSTLAMMIGLAVGIDYALFIVSRYRAELAEGHDREEAIGRAVGTAGSAVVFAGLTVVIALVGLAVVDVPMLTKMGFAAAGTVVIAVLIALTAIPALLGFAGRRVSPRTAGRATAKPNGGVRWARFVLRRPATVLIVGLLGLGVVAIPAASLQVGLPDDGSQPVSTTQRKAYDLLSDGFGPGYNGPLVVVVDGDREAASATRATLQGMEGVASVSPTTVNEAGNTAMITVVPADRPSSVATERLVHSIREATGDQVLVTGTTAMNVDFSQRMNDALLPYLTLVVGLAFLLLMVVFRSVLVPLKAALGFLLSVVAALGAVVAVFQWGWLGSLFGVEQTGPIMSMMPIFMIGVVFGLAMDYEVFLVSRMRESYVAGERPGTAVVTGFQHGARVVTAAAVIMIAVFSGFIGSSEPMVKMIGFGLAIAVFVDAFVVRMALVPAVLALLGHKAWWLPRWLDRLLPDVDVEGEKLRARLRSAEAIPPGGPDERRPLSRV; this comes from the coding sequence GTGGCTACGTTCCTCTACCTGCTGTCCAGGGCCGCCTTCCGCCGCCGCCGTCTCGTCGCCGTGATCTGGATCGCGCTGCTCGCCTGCGCCGGGGTGGGCGCAAGCATGGCTTCCAGCGATGTCACGTCCTCCTTCTCCCTTCCGGGGACAGAAGCCCAGAAGGCTGTCGGGCTTGTCGAAACACGCTTTCCCGGGAGCAGCCCCGATGGTGCCCTGGCGCAGATCGTCCTGAAGGCTCCCGCGCCGGAGAGGCTGTCGGACGCTGCCCGCCGGGCGGCCGTCAGAGACCTTGTGGAAGAGCTGAGGTCAGATCCGGAACAGGTGGCGGCCGTCACTGATCCGTACGAGGCAAAGAACGTGTCCCCGAACGGGTCGACCGCCTTCGTCTCCGTCACCTACAACAAGCCGCCGGGTTCGCTGCCGGACGCGACGCTCAAGTCCCTTGACGACGTGGCCTCCGAGGCCCGCGAGAGCGGTCTGACGGTCGAGGTGGGCGGGACCGCCCTGCAGGCCGCGCCGGAGCCCGGCATCGGCGAGGTGATCGGCGTCGTCATCGCCGCGGTGGTCCTGGTCATCACTCTTGGGTCGCTGGTGGCCGCCGGTCTGCCTTTGCTGACCGCGATATTCGGGGTCGGCACTGGTATCGCCACCATCACCGCGCTGGCGAGCACCTTCGAACTCGGCTCCACCACATCGACATTGGCGATGATGATCGGGCTCGCGGTCGGCATCGACTACGCGCTCTTCATCGTCTCCCGTTACCGGGCGGAGCTCGCGGAGGGGCACGACCGGGAGGAGGCGATCGGCCGGGCGGTCGGCACTGCCGGCTCCGCTGTCGTCTTTGCGGGCCTGACCGTGGTGATCGCTCTGGTGGGGCTGGCCGTTGTCGACGTTCCGATGCTGACGAAGATGGGCTTCGCCGCTGCCGGCACGGTGGTCATCGCCGTTCTCATCGCCCTGACGGCGATTCCTGCGCTGCTCGGCTTCGCCGGCAGGCGCGTCTCGCCCCGTACGGCTGGCCGGGCCACAGCGAAGCCCAACGGTGGCGTTCGGTGGGCGCGCTTCGTGCTGCGCCGTCCGGCCACTGTGCTGATCGTGGGTCTGCTCGGCCTCGGAGTCGTCGCCATCCCGGCCGCGTCCCTGCAGGTGGGTCTGCCCGACGACGGCTCACAGCCCGTCAGCACAACGCAACGTAAGGCCTATGACCTGCTGTCCGACGGCTTCGGTCCGGGATACAACGGACCTCTGGTGGTGGTCGTCGACGGCGACCGCGAAGCTGCTTCCGCCACCCGCGCGACACTCCAGGGCATGGAGGGTGTCGCCTCGGTCTCCCCCACAACGGTCAATGAAGCCGGTAACACCGCGATGATCACCGTCGTCCCCGCGGATCGGCCTTCCTCAGTCGCCACCGAACGACTGGTGCACTCGATCCGAGAGGCCACGGGCGACCAGGTGCTGGTCACCGGCACGACAGCGATGAACGTCGACTTCTCGCAGCGCATGAACGACGCCCTGCTGCCGTATCTGACGCTGGTCGTGGGCCTCGCGTTCCTGCTCCTGATGGTGGTCTTCCGGTCGGTGCTCGTCCCTCTGAAGGCCGCGCTCGGCTTCCTGCTGTCGGTGGTGGCGGCACTCGGTGCGGTCGTCGCGGTCTTCCAATGGGGGTGGCTGGGCTCCCTGTTCGGTGTGGAACAGACAGGGCCGATCATGTCCATGATGCCGATCTTCATGATCGGTGTGGTCTTCGGACTGGCCATGGACTACGAGGTCTTCCTGGTATCACGCATGCGTGAGTCGTACGTCGCGGGAGAACGGCCGGGGACGGCCGTCGTCACCGGCTTCCAGCACGGAGCTCGGGTCGTCACCGCAGCCGCAGTGATCATGATCGCGGTCTTCTCCGGATTCATCGGTTCAAGCGAGCCCATGGTCAAGATGATCGGCTTCGGGCTGGCCATCGCGGTGTTCGTCGACGCGTTCGTGGTCCGGATGGCGCTTGTGCCGGCGGTCCTTGCCCTGCTGGGGCACAAGGCCTGGTGGCTGCCCCGATGGCTTGACCGGCTCCTTCCCGACGTGGATGTCGAAGGCGAGAAGCTCCGCGCGAGGCTGCGTTCCGCGGAGGCGATCCCGCCCGGAGGACCGGACGAGAGACGTCCGCTGTCTCGGGTCTGA
- a CDS encoding MFS transporter, whose product MASLNVALPDIARETHASQTQLSWIIDAYSLVFASLLLLAATLGDRFGRRKALLGGLGLFAAGSVAATFSSDPGVLIALRAVLGVAAAFVMPATLSTITSTFPRAQRARAVSIWAAVAGASAVLGLLASGAVLEVWSWRSVFWLNVILAVVAVIGTYLFVPESAESGKHRVDGVGAALTVVGLGVLVYSVIQAPEHGWGSIRTLGGIGAGLVVLAGFVGWELRHPQPLLNPRLFRNRPFAAGTLSITLQFFAFFGFIFVIMQYLQLVRGDSALVAALSVLPMSAAMIPSARLAPRLAARHGARRPWVIGLIGVATGLVVLAELDAGSSYWLVLVGLLPLGAGMGLAMTPATAAITDALPPSLQNVGSAVNDLSRELGGALGIAVLGSALNAGYRNGLDVGTLPAPVADAARSSLAAANVVGTRTGNMSLVEQARDAFSSGLHLALLTGAGAAVLAAVAITFLLRRSNSASTAPSREIPDDEARPARTI is encoded by the coding sequence ATGGCCTCACTGAACGTGGCGCTGCCCGACATCGCCCGCGAGACGCACGCCAGCCAGACCCAGCTGTCGTGGATCATCGACGCCTACAGTCTCGTCTTCGCTTCCCTCCTGCTCCTCGCGGCGACTCTCGGTGACCGCTTCGGACGGCGCAAGGCCCTCCTCGGCGGACTCGGGCTGTTCGCGGCCGGGTCCGTGGCCGCCACGTTCTCCTCGGATCCCGGGGTACTGATAGCGCTCCGCGCGGTGCTGGGTGTGGCGGCGGCGTTCGTCATGCCCGCCACGCTGTCGACGATCACCAGTACCTTCCCTCGTGCTCAGCGGGCGAGGGCGGTCAGTATCTGGGCCGCAGTGGCCGGGGCCAGCGCTGTTCTGGGACTGCTCGCTTCCGGCGCCGTACTCGAGGTGTGGTCGTGGCGGTCGGTGTTCTGGCTGAACGTGATCCTGGCCGTTGTGGCCGTCATCGGGACGTACCTCTTCGTTCCGGAGTCCGCCGAGAGCGGCAAGCACCGTGTCGACGGCGTGGGAGCGGCCCTCACCGTCGTCGGTCTGGGCGTACTGGTCTACTCGGTCATCCAGGCGCCCGAGCACGGCTGGGGCAGCATCCGCACACTGGGCGGCATCGGTGCGGGACTCGTGGTCCTGGCCGGGTTCGTCGGCTGGGAGCTGCGGCACCCTCAACCGCTGCTGAACCCGCGGCTGTTCCGCAACAGGCCCTTCGCAGCGGGGACCCTGTCGATCACCCTCCAGTTCTTCGCCTTCTTCGGGTTCATCTTCGTGATCATGCAGTACCTGCAACTCGTCCGGGGCGACAGTGCCCTGGTCGCCGCCCTGAGCGTGCTGCCGATGTCCGCGGCGATGATCCCCAGTGCCCGTCTGGCCCCACGTCTGGCGGCCCGGCACGGTGCGCGCCGCCCCTGGGTGATCGGCCTCATCGGTGTCGCCACGGGCCTCGTCGTGCTGGCCGAGCTTGACGCCGGCAGCTCGTACTGGCTGGTCCTCGTCGGTCTCCTCCCCCTGGGCGCCGGTATGGGTCTGGCGATGACTCCGGCCACGGCGGCCATCACCGATGCGCTGCCGCCTTCCCTGCAGAACGTGGGCTCAGCGGTGAACGACCTGTCCCGCGAACTGGGGGGTGCCCTGGGCATCGCGGTCCTGGGGAGCGCCCTGAACGCCGGCTACCGGAACGGCCTCGACGTCGGCACACTTCCCGCCCCGGTCGCCGACGCGGCCCGCTCATCCCTCGCGGCAGCCAATGTCGTAGGCACCAGGACGGGCAACATGTCTCTGGTCGAGCAGGCGCGTGACGCCTTCTCCTCCGGTCTGCATCTGGCTCTGCTCACAGGAGCCGGCGCAGCGGTCCTGGCCGCGGTCGCCATAACTTTCCTCCTCAGGCGTTCCAACAGCGCCTCCACTGCCCCTTCGAGAGAGATACCTGATGACGAAGCCCGTCCGGCGCGCACCATTTGA
- a CDS encoding PhzF family phenazine biosynthesis protein: MTKPVRRAPFDRSVHYFHVDVFSGTPFSGNSLAVFPGAAGLSGSQMQRITEEMRHFESIFLQEMNGGGSAWRARVFDLREELDFAGHPVIGAASVLHAVAGGDTTRTWSLELKARTVEVVTERRGRGRYASVLDQGPPQFLGQPVLDDLASWFSLDEEDLHAQLRPEIVSTGLDYLIVPVRAGALERARITSDIGQPLARIGAQFAYLLDADTLEGRHWNNDGVVEDVATGSAAGCVAAYLRRHGRLGDDVRQVLRQGRFCGRPSEMTISAHGDPHDITSVRVGGEVAVVAHGRLEGVPQ, from the coding sequence ATGACGAAGCCCGTCCGGCGCGCACCATTTGACAGGTCCGTGCACTACTTCCACGTAGACGTCTTCAGCGGAACGCCCTTCAGCGGAAACAGCCTCGCCGTCTTCCCCGGTGCGGCCGGTCTGAGCGGCTCCCAGATGCAGCGGATCACCGAGGAGATGCGCCACTTCGAGTCCATCTTCCTCCAGGAGATGAACGGAGGGGGCAGTGCATGGCGGGCCCGCGTCTTCGATCTCCGTGAGGAACTGGATTTCGCCGGGCATCCGGTCATCGGGGCCGCGAGTGTTCTGCACGCCGTGGCGGGCGGTGACACCACCCGGACGTGGTCGCTCGAACTGAAGGCCCGGACAGTCGAGGTGGTCACCGAGCGCCGTGGCCGCGGACGGTACGCGAGCGTTCTCGACCAGGGCCCTCCGCAGTTCCTCGGGCAGCCCGTCCTGGACGACCTTGCTTCGTGGTTCTCCCTGGACGAGGAGGATCTCCACGCCCAACTGCGTCCCGAGATCGTCTCGACCGGGCTGGACTACCTGATCGTTCCCGTACGGGCCGGGGCGCTGGAGCGAGCTCGGATCACCTCCGACATCGGGCAACCGCTGGCGCGGATCGGTGCGCAGTTCGCCTACCTGCTGGACGCCGACACCCTGGAAGGACGGCACTGGAACAACGACGGTGTCGTCGAGGACGTGGCCACCGGCAGTGCCGCAGGATGCGTGGCGGCCTACCTTCGGCGGCACGGCCGCCTCGGCGACGACGTCCGGCAAGTGCTGCGTCAGGGCCGGTTCTGCGGCCGCCCCAGCGAGATGACCATCAGCGCCCACGGCGATCCGCACGACATCACCTCGGTGCGCGTCGGCGGAGAGGTCGCCGTCGTCGCCCACGGCCGCCTCGAAGGGGTGCCGCAGTGA
- a CDS encoding enoyl-CoA hydratase-related protein yields MPTLERQGDVFVLDLGDGENRFHPDWLTSVSTALDAVERETGPRALVTVATGKFYSNGLDLEWLFAHLDRHRDYVISVQGLFARMLSLPVTTVAALQGHTFAAGAMLSLAQDFRVMRADRGYWCLPEADINIPFTPGMSALVQARLTPQTAHQAMLGAHRYGGVDAVAAGIADRAVTEDEVRTTAIDIARSQADKAGNTLGTIKTRMYASTLATLRDTTLPLS; encoded by the coding sequence ATGCCCACCCTCGAACGTCAAGGCGACGTCTTCGTTCTCGACCTCGGAGACGGTGAGAACCGCTTTCACCCCGACTGGCTCACATCCGTCAGCACAGCGCTGGACGCGGTAGAGCGAGAGACCGGACCGCGCGCACTCGTGACCGTCGCCACGGGGAAGTTCTACTCGAACGGGCTGGACCTGGAGTGGCTCTTCGCCCATCTCGACCGACACCGGGACTACGTCATCTCCGTCCAGGGGCTGTTCGCAAGGATGCTGTCCCTGCCCGTCACCACGGTTGCCGCACTGCAAGGACATACCTTCGCCGCCGGCGCCATGCTCTCCCTCGCCCAGGACTTCCGGGTCATGCGCGCGGATCGCGGCTACTGGTGTCTGCCCGAAGCAGACATCAACATCCCCTTCACACCCGGGATGTCGGCGCTCGTCCAGGCACGGCTGACTCCGCAGACCGCCCACCAGGCCATGCTCGGGGCGCATCGCTACGGCGGTGTCGACGCCGTTGCCGCCGGGATCGCCGACCGAGCGGTCACCGAGGACGAGGTACGCACGACCGCGATCGACATCGCCCGGTCCCAGGCCGACAAAGCGGGCAACACGCTGGGAACGATCAAGACTCGTATGTACGCATCGACCCTGGCCACGCTCCGGGACACGACTCTTCCTCTCAGCTGA